A stretch of Pseudomonas sp. LS.1a DNA encodes these proteins:
- a CDS encoding sulfite exporter TauE/SafE family protein, translating to MIEHQLLGAGLGAIIGAVLALTGAGGGILAVPLLVFGLGLSMVEAAPVGLLAVGMAAAVGAVLGLRQGLVRYRAALFIALIGVAAAPFGLMLAHRLPNTPLQLVFAGVLVYACVRIWRKAAKELRGAGNDAHRYIEPCVLNPLQGRLRWTLPCARALAFTGALSGLLSGLLGVGGGFVIIPALNRYTNLRMTSIVSTSLAVIALVSTGSVVSASLAGVMHWQVGAPFAGGAVLGLLLARPLAARLAGPRLQQMFAVAGWAAALLLAGKALLG from the coding sequence GTGATCGAACATCAATTATTAGGCGCGGGCCTGGGCGCGATCATCGGTGCCGTGCTGGCGTTGACCGGTGCCGGCGGTGGCATTCTCGCTGTCCCTTTGCTGGTGTTCGGCCTGGGCCTGTCGATGGTCGAGGCGGCACCGGTCGGCCTGCTGGCCGTAGGCATGGCAGCGGCGGTGGGGGCTGTGCTGGGCTTGCGTCAGGGGCTGGTGCGCTACCGGGCGGCGCTGTTCATCGCATTGATCGGTGTGGCAGCGGCGCCCTTCGGGCTGATGCTGGCGCACCGCCTGCCGAACACGCCACTGCAATTGGTGTTCGCCGGGGTGCTGGTGTACGCCTGCGTGCGTATCTGGCGCAAGGCGGCCAAGGAACTGCGCGGCGCAGGCAATGACGCCCATCGCTACATCGAACCCTGTGTGTTGAACCCGCTGCAGGGCCGTTTGCGCTGGACCCTGCCCTGCGCGCGCGCCCTGGCCTTCACCGGCGCATTGTCCGGGCTGCTGTCCGGCTTGCTGGGCGTGGGTGGTGGTTTTGTCATCATCCCGGCCCTGAACCGCTACACCAACCTGCGCATGACCAGCATCGTCTCCACCTCGCTGGCGGTGATCGCCCTGGTGTCCACCGGCAGTGTGGTCAGCGCCAGCCTGGCAGGGGTGATGCACTGGCAGGTTGGCGCCCCGTTCGCCGGCGGCGCGGTGCTCGGCCTGCTGCTGGCGCGGCCATTGGCGGCCAGGCTGGCCGGGCCGCGCTTGCAGCAGATGTTTGCCGTGGCCGGTTGGGCTGCGGCCTTGCTGCTGGCCGGCAAGGCGCTACTGGGCTAA
- a CDS encoding LysR family transcriptional regulator: protein MFDWNDLRFFLELQRSGRLLTAAKRLNTTHSTVARHIESIEQSLGTALFVQHAQGYELTPSGQALLKHAEAMENVALLAQEEITQAITPLGKIRLGVTEGIGIMFFTPRMNALFDRYPGLEVELVAVPRFVSILNREAEISIHLERPNADLLITRKLTDYRLALYASQAYLDRAPPLRNREDLARHSWIGYVDDLLFSQELLFLNSFCRAPNVVFRSTSVIAQQTAARAGLGIAVLPNYMARHDPTLVRVLPGETIQRSYWICTRRELHKSVRLRVVWDYLLALCAAEQGELLAQ, encoded by the coding sequence ATGTTCGACTGGAACGATCTGCGGTTTTTCCTCGAGTTGCAGCGCAGCGGCCGCTTGCTTACCGCCGCCAAGCGCCTCAACACCACCCACAGCACCGTGGCCCGGCACATCGAGAGCATCGAGCAAAGCCTGGGTACTGCGCTGTTCGTGCAGCATGCCCAGGGCTATGAACTGACCCCCTCGGGCCAGGCTCTGCTCAAGCACGCCGAGGCCATGGAAAACGTCGCCCTGCTGGCGCAGGAAGAAATCACCCAGGCCATCACGCCGCTGGGCAAGATTCGCCTGGGGGTGACCGAAGGCATCGGCATCATGTTCTTCACCCCGCGCATGAATGCGCTGTTCGACCGCTACCCCGGCCTGGAAGTGGAGCTGGTGGCGGTGCCGCGCTTCGTCAGCATCCTCAACCGCGAGGCAGAGATCAGCATCCACCTGGAACGGCCCAACGCCGACCTGCTGATCACCCGCAAGCTCACCGACTATCGCCTGGCCCTGTACGCCAGCCAGGCCTACCTGGACCGCGCGCCACCGCTGCGCAACCGCGAGGACCTGGCCCGGCACAGCTGGATCGGCTACGTCGACGACTTGCTGTTCAGCCAGGAACTGCTGTTTCTCAACAGCTTCTGCCGGGCCCCCAACGTGGTGTTTCGCAGTACCAGCGTAATCGCCCAGCAAACCGCCGCCCGCGCCGGGCTGGGCATTGCCGTACTGCCCAACTACATGGCCCGCCACGACCCGACGCTGGTGCGCGTGCTGCCTGGCGAAACCATCCAGCGTAGCTACTGGATCTGCACCCGCCGCGAACTGCACAAGTCGGTGCGCCTGCGGGTAGTGTGGGACTACCTGCTGGCGCTGTGTGCGGCAGAACAGGGCGAGCTGTTAGCCCAGTAG